CAATCCAGTAGCATAGGGCAGGGAGCTTATATAGGTAAATATAGTGATTTAGAATTACGAATTACGAATTACGAATTACGAATTCTCAGCTTTGGGCAATCTTTGTCTGTGGGAGAAGCCCTGTATAAACAGCGCCGCCTCCGGTGCAGGAGGCGGCGCTGTTTATACAGGTTGTATATAGCCGGTGCTATCGCCGCTCATGGGAGACGATAAACGAACAACGGCCATCAATACGCTTTGGCGAAATACACGCGCTGCCTGCTTGGCTTGCCTGTCAGCATGTCCACGCCTTCCTCCTCCTCCGTGTCGAGGGCGATGCAGCGGATAGTGGCTTTTGTCTCTTCCTTGATGCGCTCCTCCGTTTCCGGGGTGCCGTCCCAGTGTGCCAGCACGAAGCCGCCTTTATTCTCCAGCACCTCTTTAAACTCCTCATAAGTGTCTACCCGGGTGGTGTGCTCCTCGCGGTAGTTCAGGGCTTTGCTGTAGATGTTCTGCTGTATCTCGTCCAGCAGAGCGGGTATATAAGCAGCGAGGGTGTCGAAGGCCTGCGTGCTCTTCTCCTTGGTGTCGCGGCGGGCCACTTCGGCGGTGCCGTTCTCCAGGTCGCGGGCGCCGATGGCCAGGCGCACCGGCACGCCCTTCAGCTCCCACTCGGCAAACTTAAAGCCGGGGCGCTCGGTGTCGCGGTCATCAAACTTCACGCTGATGCCTCTGGCCTCCAGTTCCTTCTTCAGGCCGTTCACCTTCTCGCTGATTTGCGCCAGTTGCTCCTCGCCTTTATATATGGGCACGATGACCACCTGGATAGGGGCCAGTTTTGGAGGCAGCACCAGCCCCTCGTCGTCGGAATGCGCCATCACGAGCGCGCCCATCAGGCGCGTGCTCACGCCCCACGAAGTGCCCCACACATGCTCCAGGCCACCGTCTTTCGTAGCAAATTTCACATCAAAAGCTTTGGCGAAGTTCTGGCCCAGGAAGTGTGAGGTGCCTGCCTGCAAAGCCTTTCCGTCCTGCATCATGCCTTCAATACAGTAGGTGTCCAGGGCGCCGGCAAAGCGCTCGCTTGGCGTCTTGACGCCCCGTATCACAGGCAGGGCGATGTACTGCTCCGCGAAGGTGGCGTATACCTCCATCATCTGCTTTGTCTCGGCAATGGCTTCTTCGGCGGTGGCGTGCGCGGTGTGGCCCTCCTGCCACAGGAACTCGGCCGTGCGCAGGAACAGGCGCGTGCGCATCTCCCAGCGCACCACGTTGGCCCACTGGTTTATCAGCAGGGGCAGGTCGCGGTAACTCTGTATCCAGTTTTTGTAGGTGCTCCAGATAATGGCCTCCGAGGTGGGGCGCACAATCAGCTCTTCCTCCAACCGGGCGTTCGGGTCCACGCGTAG
This window of the Pontibacter russatus genome carries:
- the proS gene encoding proline--tRNA ligase is translated as MSKGLPKRSEDYSLWYNELVKKAGLAENSAVRGCMVIKPYGYAIWEKMQRVLDDMFKATGHQNAYFPLFVPKSLFEAEEQNAEGFAKECAVVTHYRLQTDPDNAGKLRVDPNARLEEELIVRPTSEAIIWSTYKNWIQSYRDLPLLINQWANVVRWEMRTRLFLRTAEFLWQEGHTAHATAEEAIAETKQMMEVYATFAEQYIALPVIRGVKTPSERFAGALDTYCIEGMMQDGKALQAGTSHFLGQNFAKAFDVKFATKDGGLEHVWGTSWGVSTRLMGALVMAHSDDEGLVLPPKLAPIQVVIVPIYKGEEQLAQISEKVNGLKKELEARGISVKFDDRDTERPGFKFAEWELKGVPVRLAIGARDLENGTAEVARRDTKEKSTQAFDTLAAYIPALLDEIQQNIYSKALNYREEHTTRVDTYEEFKEVLENKGGFVLAHWDGTPETEERIKEETKATIRCIALDTEEEEGVDMLTGKPSRQRVYFAKAY